In the genome of Streptomyces collinus, one region contains:
- a CDS encoding pectate lyase family protein, with amino-acid sequence MRGRQLAVAAGLLGVLCVPAHAEARDIGRDTLPANDGWAAEGAGTTGGAAADTDHVYTVTDRAGLVRALDGGSDTPKIIRIAGTIDANTDDDGDRLDCADYATGGYALKKYLAAYDPRTWGSAKPSGPQEEARQASAARQAERIVLPVGSNTTLVGLGDSAVLKGASLTVRNADNVIIRNLDVRDAYDCFPAWQPNAGGLGDWKTAYDNIWLTGATHVWVDHVTLSDKGHPDAKEPTHFARNYLRHDGLLDMTNGSDLVTVSWSRFAGHDKAMLIGNGDTATGDRGKLRVTLHHNAFESVVQRAPRVRFGQVHVYNNRYDVTGDDYRYSLGVSTESRMHAENNAFHAPGHVEVADLVKSWNGSALHQSGTLFNGFPVDLLAIHNAYNSGSERDLTADVGWTPTLHGRIDSAEEADRAVARGAGAGRIP; translated from the coding sequence ATGAGGGGCAGGCAACTGGCCGTCGCGGCCGGGCTGTTGGGGGTGCTCTGCGTGCCCGCGCACGCCGAGGCCCGGGACATCGGCCGCGACACCCTCCCCGCGAACGACGGCTGGGCCGCCGAGGGGGCGGGCACCACCGGAGGCGCGGCGGCCGACACCGACCACGTGTACACGGTCACCGACCGGGCCGGACTGGTCCGGGCCCTCGACGGTGGCAGCGACACCCCGAAGATCATCAGAATCGCCGGGACGATCGACGCCAACACCGACGACGACGGCGACCGGCTGGACTGCGCCGACTACGCCACCGGCGGCTACGCCCTGAAGAAATACCTCGCCGCCTACGACCCCCGCACCTGGGGCTCCGCCAAGCCCAGCGGCCCCCAGGAGGAGGCCCGCCAGGCCTCCGCCGCCCGGCAGGCCGAGCGGATCGTGCTGCCCGTCGGCTCGAACACCACCCTCGTCGGCCTCGGCGACTCGGCCGTCCTGAAGGGCGCGAGCCTGACGGTGAGGAACGCGGACAACGTGATCATCCGCAACCTCGACGTGCGCGACGCCTACGACTGCTTCCCCGCCTGGCAGCCCAACGCCGGCGGCCTCGGCGACTGGAAGACGGCCTACGACAACATCTGGCTGACCGGCGCCACCCATGTGTGGGTGGACCACGTGACCCTGAGCGACAAGGGCCATCCCGACGCGAAGGAACCCACCCACTTCGCCCGCAACTACCTGCGCCACGACGGCTTGCTGGACATGACCAACGGCTCCGACCTGGTCACCGTCTCCTGGAGCCGCTTCGCCGGCCACGACAAGGCGATGCTCATCGGCAACGGAGACACCGCCACCGGCGACCGCGGCAAGCTCCGCGTCACCCTGCACCACAACGCCTTCGAGTCCGTCGTCCAGCGCGCCCCACGCGTCCGCTTCGGCCAGGTCCACGTGTACAACAACCGCTACGACGTCACCGGCGACGACTACCGCTACTCCCTCGGCGTCTCCACCGAGTCGAGGATGCACGCCGAGAACAACGCCTTCCACGCGCCCGGCCACGTGGAAGTCGCCGACCTGGTCAAGAGCTGGAACGGCAGCGCCCTGCACCAGAGCGGCACGCTCTTCAACGGCTTCCCGGTCGACCTGCTCGCCATCCACAATGCCTACAACTCGGGCAGCGAGCGCGATCTGACGGCCGACGTCGGCTGGACGCCCACCCTGCACGGGCGGATCGACAGCGCCGAGGAGGCCGACCGAGCGGTGGCCCGCGGCGCGGGTGCGGGGAGGATCCCATGA
- a CDS encoding 5-dehydro-4-deoxyglucarate dehydratase, with product MTPAPLATRLDIPSGPLFFPVTAYGPDGSVDLDTYRTHVRRGVEAGAAAVFACCGTGEFHALTPEEFEACVRVAVEAADGRVPVVAGAGYGTALAVRYARLAEAAGADGLLAMPPYLVVAGQEGLLRHYREVAAATALPVIVYQRDNAVFTPQTVVALARTDGIIGLKDGLGDLDLMQRVVSAVRTEAPGDFLYFNGLPTAEQTQLAYRALGVTLYSSAVFCFAPEIALAFHQALRTGDDATVAKLLDGFYRPFVELRDRGRGYAVALVKAGVRLRGLDVGEVRPPLHEPSGDHVKQLAELIERGHALLEEAK from the coding sequence GTGACGCCAGCCCCTCTCGCCACACGACTCGACATCCCCAGCGGGCCGCTGTTCTTCCCGGTCACCGCCTACGGACCCGACGGCTCCGTGGACCTCGACACCTACCGCACGCACGTCCGGCGCGGGGTGGAGGCCGGAGCCGCCGCCGTGTTCGCCTGCTGCGGCACCGGCGAGTTCCACGCGCTGACGCCCGAGGAGTTCGAGGCCTGCGTCCGGGTCGCCGTCGAGGCCGCCGACGGGCGTGTGCCGGTCGTCGCCGGCGCCGGGTACGGCACCGCGCTCGCCGTGCGCTACGCCCGCCTCGCCGAGGCCGCCGGCGCGGACGGGCTGCTCGCCATGCCGCCCTACCTCGTCGTCGCCGGTCAGGAGGGTCTGCTGCGGCACTACCGCGAGGTCGCCGCCGCGACCGCCCTGCCGGTCATCGTCTACCAGCGCGACAACGCCGTGTTCACCCCGCAGACGGTCGTCGCCCTGGCCCGCACGGACGGGATCATCGGCCTGAAGGACGGGCTCGGCGACCTCGACCTCATGCAGCGCGTCGTCAGCGCCGTCCGCACCGAGGCTCCGGGGGACTTCCTCTACTTCAACGGCCTGCCCACCGCCGAGCAGACCCAGCTCGCCTACCGCGCCCTCGGGGTCACGCTCTACTCGTCCGCCGTGTTCTGCTTCGCACCGGAGATCGCCCTCGCCTTCCACCAGGCCCTCCGGACCGGCGACGACGCCACCGTGGCGAAGCTGCTGGACGGTTTCTACCGCCCGTTCGTCGAACTGCGCGACCGGGGCCGCGGCTACGCGGTCGCCCTGGTCAAGGCCGGTGTACGGCTGCGCGGCCTCGACGTCGGGGAGGTGCGGCCCCCGCTGCACGAGCCGAGCGGGGATCATGTGAAGCAGCTCGCCGAACTGATCGAGCGGGGCCACGCGCTGCTGGAGGAGGCCAAGTGA
- a CDS encoding carbohydrate ABC transporter permease, with the protein MSVKEATKAVPAPVHATPEPPRPAKGHRAWDEAPRWQIYLPLGIYLLFTLVPFYWILLFSLRPAGSTSLVPWPMTFDHFEKVWTERSFGTYFGNSVLVGVATLLMTTLVALAGGYALARFDFKVKRAFMLALLCSQFVPGALLLVPLFEIFAELQMINSLGSVILAETVFQLPLSMILISNFIKNVPYSLEEAAWVDGCNRMTAFRIVVLPLLRPGLIAVGSFAFVHSWNHFLFALMFLNNQDKQTIPVGLNSLMSADSVDLGALAAGGIIAAVPVVIVFAFIQKWLITGFSAGAVKG; encoded by the coding sequence GTGAGCGTCAAGGAAGCCACCAAGGCCGTGCCCGCCCCCGTGCACGCCACCCCCGAACCGCCCCGCCCCGCCAAGGGCCACCGCGCCTGGGACGAGGCGCCCCGCTGGCAGATCTACCTGCCCCTGGGCATCTACCTCCTCTTCACCCTCGTCCCCTTCTACTGGATCCTGCTCTTCTCGCTGCGCCCGGCCGGCTCGACCTCGCTCGTGCCCTGGCCGATGACCTTCGACCACTTCGAGAAGGTCTGGACGGAGCGCAGCTTCGGCACCTACTTCGGCAACAGCGTGCTCGTCGGCGTCGCCACGCTGCTCATGACGACGCTCGTCGCGCTGGCCGGCGGTTACGCCCTCGCGCGGTTCGACTTCAAGGTCAAGCGGGCGTTCATGCTGGCCCTGCTCTGCTCCCAGTTCGTGCCGGGCGCGCTCCTGCTGGTGCCGCTGTTCGAGATCTTCGCCGAACTGCAGATGATCAACTCGCTCGGCAGCGTCATCCTCGCCGAGACGGTCTTCCAGCTGCCGCTGTCGATGATCCTCATCAGCAACTTCATCAAGAACGTGCCGTACTCCCTGGAGGAGGCGGCCTGGGTGGACGGCTGCAACCGCATGACGGCCTTTCGGATCGTGGTGCTGCCGTTGCTGCGGCCCGGTCTGATCGCCGTCGGCTCGTTCGCCTTCGTCCACTCCTGGAACCACTTCCTGTTCGCCCTGATGTTCCTGAACAACCAGGACAAGCAGACGATCCCCGTCGGCCTCAACTCCCTGATGAGCGCGGACAGCGTCGACCTGGGCGCGCTCGCCGCGGGCGGCATCATCGCGGCCGTGCCGGTGGTGATCGTGTTCGCCTTCATCCAGAAGTGGCTGATCACCGGGTTCAGCGCGGGGGCGGTGAAGGGATGA
- a CDS encoding dihydrodipicolinate synthase family protein, with translation MSSVAFETQRAALADVVAIPVTPFAEDGSVAQDTHRALLRRLLDGGITTLTPNGNTGEFYALTPEERRLVTELTIDEAGERAVILVGVGHDIPTAVASARHARELGAQMVMVHQPVHPYVSQAGWVDYHRAVAEAVPELGVVPYIRNAQLTGARLAELADSCPNVIGVKYAVPDAARFAAFARDAGLERFVWVAGLAEPYAPSYFSAGATGFTSGLVNVAPAVSLNMIEALRSGDYRAAMKVWEQIRRFEELRAANGSADNVTVVKEALASLGLCRREVRPPSKPLPENGRAEVAAIAAGWSI, from the coding sequence ATGAGCAGCGTGGCGTTCGAGACCCAGCGGGCGGCCCTGGCCGACGTGGTGGCGATCCCGGTGACCCCGTTCGCCGAGGACGGCTCCGTCGCGCAGGACACCCACCGGGCCCTGCTGCGCCGCCTGCTCGACGGCGGCATCACGACCCTCACCCCGAACGGCAACACCGGCGAGTTCTACGCCCTGACCCCCGAAGAGCGCCGGCTCGTCACCGAGCTGACGATCGACGAGGCCGGGGAGCGGGCAGTGATCCTGGTCGGCGTCGGGCACGACATCCCGACCGCAGTAGCCTCCGCCCGGCACGCCCGGGAGCTCGGCGCCCAGATGGTGATGGTCCACCAGCCCGTCCACCCCTACGTCTCGCAGGCCGGCTGGGTCGACTACCACCGTGCCGTCGCCGAGGCCGTGCCCGAGCTGGGCGTCGTGCCGTACATCCGCAACGCGCAGCTCACCGGCGCCCGGCTCGCCGAACTCGCCGACAGCTGCCCGAACGTCATCGGCGTGAAGTACGCCGTCCCCGACGCGGCCAGGTTCGCCGCGTTCGCCCGGGACGCGGGTCTGGAACGGTTCGTGTGGGTCGCGGGACTCGCCGAGCCGTACGCCCCCTCCTACTTCTCCGCCGGTGCCACCGGCTTCACGTCGGGGCTGGTGAACGTCGCCCCGGCCGTCTCGCTGAACATGATCGAGGCGCTGCGCTCCGGGGACTACCGGGCCGCGATGAAGGTCTGGGAGCAGATCCGCCGCTTCGAGGAACTGCGCGCGGCCAACGGCTCCGCCGACAACGTCACCGTCGTCAAGGAGGCCCTCGCCTCCCTCGGGCTGTGCCGCCGCGAGGTGCGCCCGCCGAGCAAGCCGCTGCCCGAGAACGGGCGGGCCGAGGTCGCCGCGATCGCCGCGGGGTGGTCGATATGA
- the araD gene encoding L-arabinonate dehydratase produces MTGRLRPEELRSHQWYGVEGQLRTWSHNARMRQLGYEAEEYRGRPVIAVLNTWSDINPCHVHLRERAEAVKRGVWQAGGFPLEFPVATLSETYQKPTPMLYRNLLAMETEELLRSYPIDAAVLLGGCDKSTPALLMGAASADVPSLFVPAGPMLPGHWRGETLGSGTDMWKYWDEHRAGNLTDCELRDLQGGLARSPGHCMTMGTASTMTAAAEALGMTLPGASSIPAVDSGHERMAAASGRRAVELAWTALKPSRILTREAFEDAVTTVLGLGGSTNAVIHLIAMAGRCRVELTLDDFDRIARTVPVLANVRPGGQTYLMEDFHFAGGLPAFLSRITDLLHLDRPTVNGTLGVQIGDAVVHDDDVIRTRENPVAAEGGVAVLRGNLCPDGAVIKHIAAEPHLLKHTGPAVVFDDYKTMQRTINDPELGITADSVLVLRNSGPKGGPGMPEYGMLPIPDRLLRQGVRDMVRISDARMSGTSYGACALHIAPESYVGGPLALVRSGDSITLDVEARTLQLNVDDEELERRRADWTPPPARYERGYGALYNEQITQADTGCDFGFLARPGRVADPYAS; encoded by the coding sequence ATGACCGGCAGGCTGCGTCCCGAGGAGCTCAGGAGCCATCAGTGGTACGGCGTCGAGGGGCAGCTGCGCACCTGGTCGCACAACGCCCGGATGCGCCAGCTCGGTTACGAGGCGGAGGAGTACCGGGGCCGCCCGGTGATCGCCGTCCTGAACACCTGGTCCGACATCAACCCCTGCCACGTCCACCTGCGTGAGCGGGCCGAGGCGGTCAAGCGGGGGGTGTGGCAGGCCGGCGGCTTCCCGCTGGAGTTCCCGGTCGCCACGCTCTCCGAGACGTACCAGAAGCCGACCCCGATGCTCTACCGCAACCTGCTCGCGATGGAGACGGAGGAGCTGCTGCGGTCGTATCCGATCGACGCGGCGGTGCTGCTCGGCGGCTGCGACAAGTCGACGCCCGCGCTGCTCATGGGCGCGGCCTCGGCCGACGTGCCGTCCCTCTTCGTGCCCGCGGGGCCGATGCTGCCGGGCCACTGGCGCGGCGAGACCCTCGGGTCCGGCACCGACATGTGGAAGTACTGGGACGAGCACCGCGCCGGCAACCTGACCGACTGTGAACTGCGGGATTTGCAGGGCGGGCTGGCCCGGTCGCCCGGTCACTGCATGACCATGGGGACCGCATCGACCATGACCGCGGCGGCGGAGGCCCTCGGCATGACGCTGCCGGGCGCCTCCTCGATCCCCGCCGTCGACTCCGGGCACGAGCGGATGGCCGCCGCCTCCGGGCGCCGTGCCGTGGAGCTCGCCTGGACCGCGCTCAAGCCGTCCCGGATCCTCACCCGCGAGGCGTTCGAGGACGCCGTCACCACGGTGCTCGGGCTCGGCGGCTCCACCAACGCCGTCATCCACCTCATCGCGATGGCGGGGCGCTGCCGGGTCGAGCTCACCCTCGACGACTTCGACCGCATCGCCCGCACGGTGCCGGTGCTCGCCAACGTCCGGCCCGGCGGACAGACGTACCTCATGGAGGACTTCCACTTCGCCGGCGGTCTGCCCGCCTTCCTCTCGCGGATCACCGACCTGCTGCACCTGGACCGGCCCACCGTCAACGGAACCCTGGGAGTGCAGATCGGGGACGCCGTCGTCCACGACGACGACGTGATCCGCACCCGCGAGAACCCGGTCGCCGCCGAGGGCGGGGTCGCCGTACTGCGCGGCAACCTCTGCCCCGACGGCGCGGTCATCAAGCACATCGCCGCCGAGCCGCACCTGCTCAAGCACACCGGCCCGGCGGTCGTCTTCGACGACTACAAGACCATGCAGCGCACCATCAACGACCCGGAGTTGGGGATCACCGCGGACAGCGTCCTGGTGCTGCGCAACTCCGGCCCCAAGGGCGGCCCGGGCATGCCCGAGTACGGCATGCTGCCGATCCCCGACCGCCTGCTGAGGCAGGGCGTACGGGACATGGTCCGGATCTCCGACGCCCGGATGAGCGGCACGAGCTACGGCGCGTGCGCCCTGCACATCGCGCCCGAGTCGTACGTCGGCGGACCGCTTGCCCTGGTCCGCAGCGGTGACTCGATCACCCTGGACGTCGAGGCCCGGACCCTCCAACTCAACGTCGACGACGAGGAGCTGGAGCGGCGCAGGGCCGACTGGACGCCGCCGCCCGCCCGGTACGAGCGCGGCTACGGCGCGCTCTACAACGAGCAGATCACGCAGGCCGACACCGGCTGCGACTTCGGGTTCCTCGCCCGTCCGGGCCGGGTCGCCGACCCGTACGCGAGCTGA
- a CDS encoding carbohydrate ABC transporter permease produces the protein MAQAAAVAKPPAPPRRRRASATPRRLPYLLIAPAALLMLGFIAYPVISVFYYSLQNYNPTKPWRNGYAGFDNFVHAFTKDPVFWDTLVFSAKWVVVEVGLQLLFGLALALIVNQTFVGRGLGRALVFSPWAVSGVLTSAIWVLLYNSQTGITRYLADMGIGSYGTSWLSDTSTVFPAAVVADLWRGVPFFAILILADLQSVSKDLYEAAEVDGASRIKQFWHITLPHLKDAIILSTLLRAVWEFNNVDLLYTLTGGGPAGETTTLPLYIANTSVDAHNFGYASALTTVAFVILLFCSMVYLRLSKFGGESK, from the coding sequence ATGGCCCAAGCCGCAGCCGTGGCGAAACCGCCCGCGCCACCCCGGCGGCGCCGGGCCTCCGCCACGCCGCGCAGGCTCCCGTACCTGCTGATCGCACCGGCCGCCCTGCTGATGCTGGGCTTCATCGCCTACCCGGTCATCAGCGTCTTCTACTACAGCCTGCAGAACTACAACCCCACCAAGCCATGGCGCAACGGCTACGCGGGCTTCGACAACTTCGTCCACGCCTTCACCAAGGATCCCGTCTTCTGGGACACCCTGGTCTTCAGCGCCAAGTGGGTCGTCGTCGAGGTCGGACTCCAGCTGCTGTTCGGTCTCGCGCTCGCCCTGATCGTCAACCAGACCTTCGTGGGCCGGGGCCTGGGACGCGCCCTGGTCTTCTCCCCGTGGGCCGTCTCCGGCGTGCTGACCTCCGCGATCTGGGTGCTGCTCTACAACTCCCAGACGGGCATCACCCGTTACCTCGCCGACATGGGCATCGGCTCCTACGGCACGAGCTGGCTGTCGGACACCTCCACGGTGTTCCCGGCGGCGGTCGTGGCCGACCTGTGGCGCGGGGTGCCGTTCTTCGCGATCCTCATCCTCGCCGACCTCCAGTCCGTCTCGAAGGACCTGTACGAGGCCGCCGAGGTCGACGGCGCCAGCCGCATCAAGCAGTTCTGGCACATCACGCTGCCGCACCTGAAGGACGCCATCATCCTGTCCACGCTGCTGCGCGCGGTCTGGGAGTTCAACAACGTCGACCTGCTCTACACCCTGACCGGCGGCGGCCCCGCGGGCGAGACGACCACGCTGCCGCTGTACATCGCCAACACATCCGTCGACGCCCACAACTTCGGCTACGCGTCGGCCCTGACCACGGTGGCGTTCGTGATCCTGCTCTTCTGCTCGATGGTCTACCTGCGGCTGAGCAAGTTCGGAGGCGAGAGCAAGTGA
- a CDS encoding Gfo/Idh/MocA family protein → MTGRMIDRMSEPLSDRPSTPLPIVLAGARGHGRWHVENIRRLQKKGIVRLVGICELTPLTEEELGDLGTPEQSADFGALLDATGARVAVICTPIPTHTDLALTAAERGVHLLLEKPPAPSYAEFRRMADGVAAAGVVCQIGFQSLGSHALTAVRELIEKGAIGKLVGLGGAGAWVRDEDYFRRAPWAGKRRLNGVEVIDGALTNPLAHAVATALALGGSTRAEDVAGIETELLRANAIESDDTSCVRITTSQGHQVTVAATLCAEQADEPYVLVHGSSGRITFWYKQDRVLLQRAGHGPEESEHGRTDLLENLVDHLTTGVDLLVPPDETGAFMKVVEAIRTAPDPAPLPDTAWHHVPGENRRVVPGIDGLVAAAADTLSLYSELGAPWAPPSNEVSTR, encoded by the coding sequence ATGACCGGTCGCATGATCGACCGCATGAGCGAACCCCTGAGCGATCGCCCGAGCACGCCCCTGCCCATCGTCCTCGCCGGGGCCCGTGGGCACGGCCGCTGGCACGTCGAGAACATCCGCCGCCTGCAGAAGAAGGGCATCGTCCGGCTCGTCGGGATCTGCGAGCTGACACCGCTGACCGAGGAGGAACTGGGCGACCTGGGCACTCCTGAGCAGTCCGCCGACTTCGGCGCCCTGCTGGACGCCACCGGCGCCCGGGTCGCGGTGATCTGCACCCCGATCCCGACCCACACCGACCTCGCGCTCACGGCGGCCGAACGGGGGGTGCACCTCCTCCTGGAGAAGCCGCCCGCCCCCTCCTACGCCGAGTTCCGCCGGATGGCCGACGGGGTCGCCGCTGCCGGGGTCGTCTGCCAGATCGGCTTCCAGTCGCTGGGCTCGCACGCCCTGACGGCCGTCCGCGAGCTGATCGAGAAGGGCGCGATCGGCAAGCTCGTCGGGCTCGGCGGCGCCGGTGCCTGGGTGCGCGACGAGGACTACTTCCGGCGGGCGCCCTGGGCGGGCAAACGGCGGCTGAACGGCGTCGAGGTGATCGACGGAGCACTGACCAACCCCCTCGCCCACGCCGTCGCCACCGCCCTCGCCCTGGGCGGCAGCACCCGCGCCGAGGACGTCGCCGGCATCGAGACCGAGCTGCTGCGCGCCAACGCCATCGAGTCCGACGACACCTCCTGCGTCCGGATCACCACCTCGCAGGGCCACCAGGTCACCGTCGCCGCGACGCTGTGCGCCGAACAGGCGGACGAGCCGTACGTGCTGGTGCACGGCAGCAGCGGCCGGATCACCTTCTGGTACAAGCAGGACCGGGTGCTGCTCCAGCGCGCGGGGCACGGCCCGGAGGAGTCCGAGCACGGCCGCACCGACCTGCTGGAGAACCTCGTCGACCACCTCACCACCGGCGTGGACCTGCTCGTCCCGCCGGACGAGACCGGCGCCTTCATGAAGGTCGTGGAAGCCATCCGGACCGCTCCCGACCCGGCACCGCTGCCGGACACCGCCTGGCACCACGTCCCCGGCGAGAACCGCCGGGTCGTGCCGGGCATCGACGGACTCGTCGCGGCCGCCGCCGACACCCTCTCCCTCTACTCCGAGCTCGGTGCCCCCTGGGCGCCCCCGTCGAACGAGGTGAGCACCCGATGA
- a CDS encoding GntR family transcriptional regulator, which produces MTSVPTPIPSRTQYVLEGIKHRILTGQLTPGQALVETELAAQFGVSKTPVREALKTLAGTGLVVMSQYKGVTVRLVDADMAREVYDVRLLLEPEALRRAVQRGASLDVAREALTRADAATDTAERSLANREFHRALYLPCGNPLLGRMLDEVRDQAALVSAVAWAASPSWEREAGEHREILRLALDGDADGAARALHAHIASFVQRAFPQAGLEQEGQE; this is translated from the coding sequence ATGACCTCTGTGCCCACGCCGATCCCCTCCCGCACGCAGTACGTGCTGGAGGGGATCAAACACCGCATCCTCACCGGGCAGTTGACGCCGGGACAGGCGCTGGTCGAGACCGAACTCGCCGCGCAGTTCGGCGTGTCGAAGACCCCGGTGCGCGAGGCGCTCAAGACCCTCGCCGGGACCGGGCTGGTCGTGATGAGCCAGTACAAGGGCGTCACCGTGCGCCTGGTGGACGCGGACATGGCGCGCGAGGTCTACGACGTGCGGCTGCTGCTGGAGCCGGAGGCGCTGCGGCGCGCCGTGCAGCGCGGCGCCTCCCTGGACGTCGCCCGCGAGGCGCTGACCCGGGCCGACGCCGCCACCGACACCGCCGAACGCTCCCTCGCCAACCGGGAGTTCCACCGCGCCCTGTACCTGCCGTGCGGCAACCCGCTGCTCGGCCGGATGCTCGACGAGGTCCGCGACCAGGCCGCCCTGGTCTCTGCCGTCGCCTGGGCCGCCTCCCCCTCCTGGGAGCGGGAGGCCGGCGAGCACCGGGAGATCCTGCGGCTCGCGCTCGACGGTGACGCCGACGGCGCGGCGCGTGCCCTGCACGCCCACATCGCCTCCTTCGTGCAGCGCGCTTTCCCCCAGGCAGGACTGGAACAGGAAGGTCAGGAATGA
- a CDS encoding MFS transporter, giving the protein MTTKTTWPLVRVLRDRDAGLCLAGVVVSGFGTSALWLASGVWVKDLTGSDGLAALCMLALWLPALAGPLLGTLADRGRRKPLLIGVNVLLGALLLTLVGVVAPGDLWLLYGVLFVYGAAGVVHDAAESALVATVVDPSLLGDFNGLRMTAAEGMKLLAPLAGAGLYAAYGGASVALLDAATFVLAAGLYAALRGREEKPARPRDGRPRRTAEGVRHLWAHPVLRPLVLAGGATMLCAGLNGALVYAVVDGLGRSPAYAGVLYAVQGAGSVVVGLLSGAALRRLGARRFGAYGVALLALAVALRAVPSDPVALVCSAAIGAGLPAVLIATLTSVQRETPGALLGRVTATAHTLVYAPNVAGLAAGAALVEPVGHRPVLVALGVALLVTAAALCAPPAGAEAVPHR; this is encoded by the coding sequence ATGACGACCAAGACGACCTGGCCGCTCGTGCGCGTCCTGCGCGACCGCGACGCCGGACTCTGTCTCGCGGGCGTGGTGGTCTCCGGCTTCGGCACCTCCGCCCTGTGGCTGGCCTCGGGCGTGTGGGTCAAGGACCTCACCGGCTCCGACGGCCTGGCCGCGCTGTGCATGCTCGCCCTGTGGCTGCCGGCCCTGGCCGGGCCACTGCTGGGCACACTCGCCGACCGGGGCCGCCGCAAGCCGCTGCTGATCGGCGTGAACGTGCTGCTCGGGGCCCTCCTGCTCACCCTGGTGGGCGTCGTCGCCCCGGGCGACCTCTGGCTGCTGTACGGGGTGCTGTTCGTGTACGGGGCGGCGGGCGTCGTCCACGACGCGGCCGAGTCGGCGCTGGTCGCGACCGTCGTCGACCCGTCCCTGCTGGGCGACTTCAACGGCCTGCGCATGACGGCGGCCGAGGGCATGAAGCTGCTGGCCCCGCTGGCGGGCGCGGGCCTGTACGCGGCGTACGGCGGCGCGAGTGTCGCTCTCCTGGACGCGGCGACGTTCGTGCTGGCCGCAGGCCTGTACGCGGCGCTGCGCGGGCGGGAGGAGAAGCCGGCCCGGCCCCGGGACGGCCGTCCACGGCGGACCGCCGAGGGTGTCCGCCACCTGTGGGCGCACCCCGTGCTGCGCCCCCTGGTCCTGGCGGGCGGCGCCACCATGCTGTGCGCGGGCCTGAACGGCGCGCTGGTCTACGCCGTCGTCGACGGCCTCGGGCGCTCCCCCGCGTACGCCGGTGTCCTGTACGCCGTGCAGGGCGCCGGGTCGGTCGTGGTCGGGCTGCTGTCCGGCGCCGCCCTGCGCCGGCTGGGGGCGCGGCGCTTCGGGGCGTACGGCGTCGCCCTGCTGGCGCTCGCGGTGGCCCTGCGGGCGGTGCCGTCCGACCCGGTGGCGCTGGTGTGCAGCGCGGCGATCGGCGCGGGGCTGCCCGCCGTGCTGATCGCCACGCTGACGTCCGTGCAGCGCGAGACGCCCGGGGCGCTGCTGGGCCGGGTCACGGCCACCGCCCACACACTGGTGTACGCGCCGAACGTGGCCGGGCTGGCCGCCGGGGCGGCCCTGGTCGAGCCGGTGGGCCACCGGCCGGTGCTGGTGGCCCTGGGCGTGGCCCTGCTGGTGACGGCGGCGGCGCTGTGCGCTCCCCCGGCCGGGGCCGAAGCCGTCCCGCACCGGTGA
- a CDS encoding TIGR03086 family metal-binding protein, whose protein sequence is MTDTTGTTLDLGPQAEELARLVAGVTDEQLSGPTPCPEYEVRHLLGHLAGLAVAFRDAGRKELGLTTDTNPQSGLPDLAPGWREELPKVLAELAGAWRDPAARTGMTRAGGVDLPGEIAGLVATDELVVHGWDLARATGQRYEPDPAALRVCHDFLAASVDDPDRGAIFGPVVPVGPEASLLARSVGLSGRDPEWAPQP, encoded by the coding sequence ATGACCGACACGACCGGAACGACCCTCGACCTCGGACCCCAGGCGGAGGAGCTGGCGCGGCTGGTCGCCGGCGTCACCGACGAGCAGCTGTCCGGCCCCACACCCTGCCCCGAGTACGAGGTGCGCCACCTGCTCGGCCACCTGGCGGGGCTGGCCGTCGCCTTCCGCGACGCCGGCCGCAAGGAGCTGGGCCTCACCACCGACACCAACCCCCAGTCCGGGCTCCCGGACCTCGCGCCCGGCTGGCGCGAGGAGCTGCCCAAGGTCCTCGCCGAACTGGCCGGGGCCTGGCGCGACCCGGCCGCCAGGACGGGCATGACCCGGGCCGGGGGCGTCGACCTGCCCGGCGAGATCGCGGGCCTGGTCGCCACCGACGAACTGGTCGTCCACGGCTGGGACCTCGCCCGTGCCACCGGTCAGCGCTACGAGCCCGACCCGGCCGCGCTCCGGGTCTGCCACGACTTCCTCGCGGCGTCCGTCGACGACCCCGACCGCGGGGCCATCTTCGGGCCCGTCGTCCCCGTCGGGCCGGAGGCGTCCTTGCTGGCCCGGTCGGTGGGGCTCAGCGGGCGGGACCCGGAGTGGGCGCCCCAGCCGTAG